GACCCTGACGTCGGTCGAGAAGGTCCTCGACCTGGACGCCATGCGCAAGGAGATCGCCGAGCTGCAGGAGCAGGTCGGCGCCCCGGACCTGTGGGACGACCAGGCCAACGCCCAGCGCGTCACCGGCCGGCTGTCGGTGCTGCAGGCGGAGGTCGACAAGGTCACGGGTCTGCGTCAGCGGCTCGACGACCTGGAGCTGCTGCACGAGATGGCGCTGGAGGAGGGCGACGACGCCTCCGTGGCCGATGCCGCCGCCGAGCTGGTGCGCGTGCACAAGTCGATCGAGGCGCTGGAGGTCCGCACGCTGCTGTCGGGCGAGTACGACATGCGCGACGCGCTGGTGTCGATCCGGTCCGGCGCCGGTGGCGTCGACGCGGCCGACTTCGCGCTGATGCTGCAGCGCATGTACATCCGCTGGGCCGAGCGGCACGGGTACACCGTCGAGATCTACGACGTGTCGTACGCCGAGGAGGCGGGCCTGAAGTCCACGACGTTCGCGGTCAAGGCCCCGTACGCCTACGGCACCCTGTCGGTCGAGTCCGGCACCCACCGGCTCGTGCGCATCTCGCCGTTCGACAACCAGGGTCGCCGCCAGACGTCGTTCGCGGCGATCGAGGTCGTGCCGGTGCTGGAGCAGACCGACGAGATCGACGTGCCCGACGAGGAGATCCGGGTCGACGTCTACCGCTCCAGCGGTCCGGGCGGTCAGAGCGTCAACACGACCGACTCGGCCGTGCGTCTGACCCACATCCCCACCGGCACGGTGGTCAGCTGCCAGAACGAGAAGAGCCAGCTGCAGAACAAGGCCAGCGCCATGGTGATCCTCAAGGCCAAGCTGCTCGCCCTGAAGAAGGCCGAGGAGCGCGCGCACCTCGACGAGCTGCGCGGCGACGTGCAGGCGTCGTGGGGCGACCAGATGCGCAACTACGTGCTCAACCCGTACCAGATGGTCAAGGACCTGCGGACCGAGCACGAGAGCGGCAACACCCAGGGCGTGCTCGACGGCGAGATCGACGACTTCATCGAGGCCGGCATCCGCTGGCGTCGCGAGCAGGGCGTCGAGAACGTCTGACCCGATGAGTGAGCCGCACCCCGCCGACCGCCACGACCTGATCCGCGTGCAGGGCGCGCGCGAGAACAATCTCAAGGACGTCAGTGTCGTCCTTCCCAAACGCCGCCTCACCGTGTTCACCGGTGTCTCCGGCTCCGGCAAGAGCTCGTTGGTGTTCGCGACGATCGCCGCCGAGTCGCAGCGCATGATCAACGAGACCTACAGCGCCTTCCTGCAGGGCTTCATGCCCTCGATGGCGCGGCCCGACGTCGACCTGCTCGACGGGCTCACCACGGCGATCATCGTCGACCAGGAGCGGATGGGGTCGGATCCGCGCTCCACGGTCGGCACCGCCACCGACGTCAACGCGATGCTGCGCCGGCTCTACAGCCGACTCGGGGAACCGCACATCGGCGGACCGCAGGCGTTCAGCTTCAACGTCGCCTCGGTCAGCGGCGCCGGCGCGGTGACCACGTCCAAGGGCGGTCGTGAGGTCAAGGAACGCGCCGAGTTCACCGTCACCGGTGGCATGTGCCTGCGGTGCGAGGGGCGCGGTGCGGTCCACGACTTCGACCTGTCGGCCCTGTACGACGACACCAGGTCGATCAACGAGGGCGCGCTGACCATCCCGGGCTGGAGCATGGACGGCTGGCAGGGGCGGATCCTGCGCGGGGTCGGACTGTTCGACTGCGACAAGCCGATCAAGGACTTCACCGCCAAGGAGCTCGACGGTCTGCTGCACGCCGAGGCCACCAAGATCAAGGTCGAGGGCATCAACCTGACCTATCTGGGCATCATCCCGCAGATCCGGAAGTCCTTCCTGTCCAAGGACGTCGAGGCGATGCAACCGCACATCCGCGCCTTCGTCGAGCGGGCGGTCACGTTCACCACGTGTCCGGACTGCGACGGCACCCGGCTCAGTGCCGAGGCCCGGTCCTCGAAGATCGCCGGCATGAGCATCGCCGACCTGTGCTCCCTGCAGATCACCGACCTCGCGGCCTGGATCGCCGAGCTCGACGAGCCGTCGGTCGCTCCGCTGCTCACCGCGTTGGCCCGGACGATCGACTCGTTCGTCGAGATCGGCCTGGGCTACCTGTCGCTCGACCGGCCGTCGGGCACGCTGTCCGGTGGCGAGGCGCAACGCACCAAGATGATCCGGCACCTCGGCTCGGCGCTCACCGACATCACCTACGTCTTCGACGAGCCCACGATCGGCCTGCACCCGCACGACATCGCCCGCATGAACGCCCTGCTGCTGCAGCTGCGCGACAAGGGCAACACCGTCCTGGTCGTCGAGCACAAGCCCGAGGCCATCGCGATCGCCGACCACGTGGTCGATCTCGGGCCGCGTGCCGGCACGGCCGGCGGCGAGATCGTGTTCGAGGGCACGGTCGAGGAGCTGCGGGCCAGCGACACCCTCACGGGGCGCCACCTCGACGACCGGGTGTCCGTCAAGGAGTCGGTCCGCGCTCCGACCGGTGCCCTGCAGATCCGGGGCGCGTCGTCGCACAACCTGCGCGACGTCGACGTCGACATCCCCCTCGGGGTGCTCACGGTCGTCACCGGGGTGGCCGGATCCGGCAAGAGCTCACTGATCCACGGGTCGCTGGTCGGCCGCGACGGGGTCGTGGCGATCGACCAGGGCGCGATCAAGGGGTCGCGTCGCAGCAACCCCGGCACCTACACCGGCCTGCTCGAGCCCGTCCGCAAGGCCTTCGCGAAGGCCGGAGGCGTCAAGCCCGCGCTGTTCAGCGCGAACTCCGAGGGCGCGTGCGACACCTGCAAGGGGGCCGGTGTCATCTACTCCGACCTGGGCATCATGGCCGGCGTCCCGACCACCTGTGAGGACTGCGAGGGCAGACGGTTCCGACCCGCCGTGCTCGAGCACACCCTGGGGGGCAGGAACATCAGCGAGGTCCTGTCGATGCCGCTCGCCGACGCCGCGGAGTTCTTCGGCCCCGGGGAGGCCAGCGTCCCGGCGGCCCACCGAATCCTGCTGCGCCTGGTCGACGTCGGTCTCGGCTACGTGGGACTGGGCCAACCACTCACGACCCTCTCCGGCGGCGAACGGCAACGACTCAAGCTCGCGACCCACCTGGGGACGGAGGGCGGTGTCTACATCCTCGACGAACCCACCACCGGTCTGCACCTGGCCGATGTCGCGCACCTGCTGGGTCTGCTCGACCGGCTGGTCGAGTCCGGCACGTCGGTCGTCGTCATCGAGCACCACCAGGCCGTCATGGCCCACGCCGACTGGATCATCGATCTCGGCCCGGGGGCCGGCCACGACGGTGGACGCGTCGTGTTCGAGGGCACCCCCGCCGACCTGGTCGCGGCCCGGTCGACCATCACCGGCGAGCACCTTGCCGATTACGTGGGGGCCGATTACGTGGGCCGCTGATCCTCGGCGTCGGCGCCCCGCTGACGCATCCGGGCCAGGCCCGGCACCTTGGCGAGCATCTCGCCCAGTCCCTGCACGGTGTCCAGCAGGTCGTGGATGTCCGGTCCGACGGTGCCCAGGTTCTCCAGGATCGGAACGATGTCGGTCTCCAGCCTGGCCACGAGCATCGGCAGGTGGTCGATCAGGTCCACCAGCGCCGTGACCTCGTCGGGGTGGGTCGTCTCGGCCAGCCGGTCGAGGGTGGGCTGCAACCGCTGCAGGGACGGTGCGAACGAGTCCAGCAGCTCCTCGGCCCGTCGTAGCGTCGGCTCGGCACTGCCCACGGTGCCCGCGGTCCGGACGATCACGGCGTCCGCCGCCTGCCGGGTCTGCTCGATCCGGTCGACGAGCTCGTCGACCCGGCGCAGCAGCTGCTCGGTGGCGGTGAGCAGGTGCAGCGCGCGGGGGACCACCGACGCCACCTCCGCTGCGAGGGGGGCCATCCGGCGGGGATCGGGCAGGTGCAGGTGCATCGCCCCACGGTAGTCCCGGCGGGCGAGCCTGCAGGGTCTCGTGGGGTCACCTGCCTAGACTCGGGCGGGTGATCCGCTTCGACCACGTCTCCAAGACGTACACCGGCCAGAAGCGTCCTGCCCTCGACGCGCTCGACCTCGAGATCGCCAAGGGGGAGTTCGTCTTCCTCGTCGGTGCCTCCGGCTCCGGCAAGTCGACCTTCCTGCGCATGATCCTGCGCGAGGAGCGGCCGTCCACCGGCCGCGTCTTCGTCGCCGGCAAGGAGATCAACAAGCTCTCGAACTGGAAGGTGCCCAAGCTGCGCCGCCAGGTCGGCACGGTGTTCCAGGACTTCCGGCTGCTGCCCAACCGCACGGTCAACGAGAACGTGGCGTTCGCGCTGCAGGTCATCGGCAAGCCGCGCGCCGAGATCGACAAGCTCGTGCCCGAGACCCTCGAGCTGGTGGGGCTGGAGGGCAAGGGCGACCGGCTCCCCGGCGAGCTCTCCGGCGGTGAGCAGCAGCGCGTGGCCGTCGCCCGCGCGTTCGTCAACCGGCCCATGATCCTCATCGCCGACGAGCCCACCGGCAACCTCGACCCGGCCACGAGCATCGGCATCATGAAGCTGCTCGACCGCATCAACCGCACCGACACCACCGTCGTGATGGCCACCCACGACTCCTCGATCGTCGACCAGATGCGCAAGCGGGTCATCGAGCTCGACGACGGTCGCGTCGTGCGCGACGAGGCGCAGGGCATCTACGGCTACCAGAACTGAGGTGCCATGAACTCCACTCTGAAGGAACTCGGCGCGAGCCTGTCGCGCAACAAGTCGATGACCATCTCGTTGGTCGTCACGATGAGCGTGTCCCTGGTGCTCGCGGCCCTCGGGCTGCTGATCCAGGCGCAGGCCGACCGCACGGAGCAGTTCTTCGGCGACCGGCTGCAGCTGCAGGTCAACCTGTGCACCCAGAACTCGCCGGCCGCCACCTGCCTGGGCGGGGCCGCGACCGACGCCCAGCGCGAGGCCGTCCAGGCCGCGCTCGACGACAACCCCGAGGTGCGGTCCTTCGAGATCCGGACCCCGGCCGAGAACTTCGAGAAGGCCCGTGAGGTCTTCGGCCAGTCCGAGACCGGCCAGCGCCAGCTCGAGACGCTCGGTCCTGACTCGTTCCCCGAGTCCTACTTCGTCACCCTGGTCGACCCGCAGGAGTTCGACGGGGTGGTCAGCCAGGTCTCCGGCCTCGACGGCGTCGGCAGCGTCAACTCCCTGCGGGAGCTGCTCGGACCGCTGTTCGAGATCCTCGACAAGATGCGGTACGCCGCGCTGGGTGCGTCGTTGCTGCTGATCCTCGCCGCCGTGCTGCAGGTGTCGAACACGATCCGGATGACCGCGCACGCACGCCGTCGCGAGATCAGCATCATGCGGTACGTCGGGGCGTCGAGCTGGCACATCCAGCTGCCGTTCGTGCTCGAGTCGCTGCTGGCGGCGCTCATCTCCGCGGCCCTGGCCTCGGCCGGTCTCGTGGCCTTCATGGTGTTCGTCGTGTACGGCTACCTGCGCTCGACGCTCGGGCAGATCACCACCTGGGTCGGCTGGTCGGAGGCGATCACGGTGATGGCGTACACGACGGGTCTGGCCCTCCTCCTGGCGCTCGTGCCGACCCTGGTGATGACCCGCAAGTACCTCGACGTCTGAGGTCGATCGGGCGCGAGGGGTGGTCTGGACCCTCAAGGTGAACTAGAGTCTCCTGAGTCACACCTGTCACAGGCGTCCCACGCCTGGGCGACAA
The Aeromicrobium marinum DSM 15272 genome window above contains:
- the ftsE gene encoding cell division ATP-binding protein FtsE — protein: MIRFDHVSKTYTGQKRPALDALDLEIAKGEFVFLVGASGSGKSTFLRMILREERPSTGRVFVAGKEINKLSNWKVPKLRRQVGTVFQDFRLLPNRTVNENVAFALQVIGKPRAEIDKLVPETLELVGLEGKGDRLPGELSGGEQQRVAVARAFVNRPMILIADEPTGNLDPATSIGIMKLLDRINRTDTTVVMATHDSSIVDQMRKRVIELDDGRVVRDEAQGIYGYQN
- the prfB gene encoding peptide chain release factor 2 → MATIDFADQVKALDQTLTSVEKVLDLDAMRKEIAELQEQVGAPDLWDDQANAQRVTGRLSVLQAEVDKVTGLRQRLDDLELLHEMALEEGDDASVADAAAELVRVHKSIEALEVRTLLSGEYDMRDALVSIRSGAGGVDAADFALMLQRMYIRWAERHGYTVEIYDVSYAEEAGLKSTTFAVKAPYAYGTLSVESGTHRLVRISPFDNQGRRQTSFAAIEVVPVLEQTDEIDVPDEEIRVDVYRSSGPGGQSVNTTDSAVRLTHIPTGTVVSCQNEKSQLQNKASAMVILKAKLLALKKAEERAHLDELRGDVQASWGDQMRNYVLNPYQMVKDLRTEHESGNTQGVLDGEIDDFIEAGIRWRREQGVENV
- a CDS encoding ATP-binding cassette domain-containing protein, giving the protein MSEPHPADRHDLIRVQGARENNLKDVSVVLPKRRLTVFTGVSGSGKSSLVFATIAAESQRMINETYSAFLQGFMPSMARPDVDLLDGLTTAIIVDQERMGSDPRSTVGTATDVNAMLRRLYSRLGEPHIGGPQAFSFNVASVSGAGAVTTSKGGREVKERAEFTVTGGMCLRCEGRGAVHDFDLSALYDDTRSINEGALTIPGWSMDGWQGRILRGVGLFDCDKPIKDFTAKELDGLLHAEATKIKVEGINLTYLGIIPQIRKSFLSKDVEAMQPHIRAFVERAVTFTTCPDCDGTRLSAEARSSKIAGMSIADLCSLQITDLAAWIAELDEPSVAPLLTALARTIDSFVEIGLGYLSLDRPSGTLSGGEAQRTKMIRHLGSALTDITYVFDEPTIGLHPHDIARMNALLLQLRDKGNTVLVVEHKPEAIAIADHVVDLGPRAGTAGGEIVFEGTVEELRASDTLTGRHLDDRVSVKESVRAPTGALQIRGASSHNLRDVDVDIPLGVLTVVTGVAGSGKSSLIHGSLVGRDGVVAIDQGAIKGSRRSNPGTYTGLLEPVRKAFAKAGGVKPALFSANSEGACDTCKGAGVIYSDLGIMAGVPTTCEDCEGRRFRPAVLEHTLGGRNISEVLSMPLADAAEFFGPGEASVPAAHRILLRLVDVGLGYVGLGQPLTTLSGGERQRLKLATHLGTEGGVYILDEPTTGLHLADVAHLLGLLDRLVESGTSVVVIEHHQAVMAHADWIIDLGPGAGHDGGRVVFEGTPADLVAARSTITGEHLADYVGADYVGR
- the ftsX gene encoding permease-like cell division protein FtsX, encoding MNSTLKELGASLSRNKSMTISLVVTMSVSLVLAALGLLIQAQADRTEQFFGDRLQLQVNLCTQNSPAATCLGGAATDAQREAVQAALDDNPEVRSFEIRTPAENFEKAREVFGQSETGQRQLETLGPDSFPESYFVTLVDPQEFDGVVSQVSGLDGVGSVNSLRELLGPLFEILDKMRYAALGASLLLILAAVLQVSNTIRMTAHARRREISIMRYVGASSWHIQLPFVLESLLAALISAALASAGLVAFMVFVVYGYLRSTLGQITTWVGWSEAITVMAYTTGLALLLALVPTLVMTRKYLDV